caaaactataggctttagaggacatataggttacaaagttagcctaaccctttcaaactcacagagatccacctgcctctgcctcccaagtgctgggactaaaggtgtgcgccgccACCACCGCCACGGCCGCTGCCACCACCcggcttcttttttattttatgtgtgcggGTGTTTTGCTTGCCTCTGTGTCTGTGCCCAGAGAGGGTATCAGACTCCTTGGTACTGGAGCTCCCAGACaggggtgagccaccatgtgggtgctgggaactgaactcaggtcctccggaaaagcagccagtgctcttaagcatttCTTCAGTCAAAAATAGAATGTAattaaaacagaagaagaaggctACCTAATGTAATCTAGTTCTTCTAGTTGAAGTAATCcggattttaaaaaattttaatttattttagttatGTGTAGAAGCTGGAGCTGGAGACTTGTATTCGAATCTCAACATCcatatagcagctcacaaccctcaCAACTCCAGGGCCAGGAGACTCACTGCCCTCATCTGGTTTCCACGGACACTGTGTGtgacgtggtgcacagacatgcatgctggCTAAACACccgtacacacaaaataaataggactggagagatggttcagtagttaagagcggACCCAGGTTCAACTATCAGCAcacacatgggagctcacaacagtctgtaactccagttccagggtttctgACACCCTCATCAAGAttgtatgcaggcaaaacaccaacgtacataaaaaaaaaaaaagtcattgtttTAAGAAAGTGTTTGTGCTgggcagcacttgggaggcagaggcaggtggatttctatgagttcaaggtacgcacacacacacacatgaatggaCCTGAGGGTGTGTCCCTGTGTTCACAAATAGGCCAGAAAAGGGGCATTGCTCCTCTTCCTCTACCACCCTATccctttgaggcagagtctctccttGAGTCTGGAGTTCAAGTTTCCTGGGCTAGGCTGAAAGCCAGGGAGCCACAGCCACTCTCCTGACTTCAAGCTAGGGCTACAAGCGCACAGGATCTGCTTCATTACATAACTGCTGGGATCCAAATTCTGGTCCTCCTGGTAGTACAGCAAAGTGCTCACAGCTGCGGAGCCATAACTGTCTCCAGCTTCTGATGCTCATGTTTGAGAGGACAAGAGAAGACACTCTCCTAATAAGAAGCTCAGCTTAAGGACCAGCCAGCTCCCAggggcaggtctctgagttcaaggtcatcctggtctgcagagcaagttctgggacagccaaggctacacagagaaaccctgtctcaaaatataagcagcagcaacaacaaacaacaacaacaaaacaaaaacagcatacatacaaacacacagagatagatagatagacagacagtaGTGTGGGTAAGAGGTAttgggtgctggggacagagccCTCAGGAATGCTTTATCCATGGGGATGAGCTCCTTTGCTGGCTCCTCTGTGACACTGTTTCCTTCCTGGGTGTATGCCTTCCTAGCCAGAAGCTGAGTGGACATTCAGATACAGTGTATTCCCAACTCTGAGCCCAAGCAAGCCTTGTTCTTGTAGATAGATCTGTGTCTTTTCAAGTTGCTAGAATGTATGAGTACTAGTCAGCGCCTATTCAGCACTGTCCTCGTCTGCTGTGACTTATCAAGTAATCCCAGTTTCCCCTGACAGCGTGAACGCTGGCAATCGTTTCTTCATCTTAGTCCTAACTAATAACATTAACTCCCAGATTTCTCTTTACCCTTCCCAGGGCAAAAGGGAAGGGGCTGAGACGTCACAGAGGAATCCCTGAGGACAAGACAGTCAACACAGAGGCCAGCCACAGGCCAGTTGGAGGGGGGAATGCAGAGCTCTGGAGCCAGGGGTCCAGAAGGCTGGATGGGTGATGGAAAGCTATTTGCCTGGGCCTCACCAACAAGTGGGGACCAGGCCATGCAGAGCTGGAGCCTGATCAGGGGACACTTAGAGATTCTCTGCCAGTTGGTTCTTTGATGCCCATGCCATGTTTGGGTAACAGGTTGGTAAGGCTACTGCCGTGAGAGGGCACTTCCTCTTATGGGGTTCAGGAGTCTCCCTTGGTCTGGAGTATCCGTGTTAAGTTCttgggctcatttttttttccctcacacaATTTTAATATTCCTGTGTGGCCCTGTGTTCCCGTCAGTGATGTGCCCGACAGTGACCGGTGGGTGGCGCCGGTCAGATAGTGGTGTCTGCACGCAcgaaggagatgctgagtcaTCCTGTGTCTGCAGTTCCAAGTGGAATGAATCTCCCAGCGTGAAAGCCGTGTACAAGTTAGAGCATGGTGGTGACTCAGAGCAGTTAGCAATGATAACAATCTCCTCAATTTCCTAGCCTCCGGTGttctcttacagccacacaaACCAGgctagggaggaggaggagaaatccTTCTTGTCATCAAGCACAGAACACTGAGGCCAAGGGAAATCTGTATGAACAACTGAGGCAGGCAGTCCATAGCTGGGATCAtaacacttgggagatggaggcaggagaatcagtttAAGGCCAGTCCTGGTCACACAGAGAGctcgaagccagcctgggaggTAGGAGAACCTATAAACAATAAAGGAGCTGGGCAGATGCCTGAGCGGATAACAGCACTTGCCGAGCATGGGGTTCTGAGCATGGGGTTCCCCAGCCCTCAAGAGAAAAAGCCAGGCAAGGCCACATGTTCAATGCCGGGTCACCCCAGTGCAGGAAGGGGACAGTGGCAGCGACAGGGACCTGCTGGCTGCCATCCTGGCTGTCTCAAGGGACCAAGGCAGAGAGTGTGCAGGCAGGACACCCACCTGCCCCttctcctcttgcctctacctgcGAGTGAGCACACGGCCCCACCACACAGAGCAGCACACCTGACACACTGAATAAATGATAAAGGAGGCAGGCAGGGCCAGGGAGCTGTCACACAAGCTTGAGGACCAGAGCTctgctccccagcacccacgtgaagACTGCAGCAGTGTGCACGTAGATGCCAGCCTGTGACGACAGACAGACAAACCTTGGGTTTTGCCAGCTGAGCGCTCTAGATGAAAACCCAGGCTCCAGGTTcggtgagagagcctgtctcaaaactaatGATGTGGAGAGAACTCTTccccaccctccttcattccgcaagccaagccaagccaagccaagccaagccatAGTTGCTTGGCATTCACTGAATCCCCAGTCTTCATTCCCATATGAAACCTCTTGTGTAAAACTtccattaaataaaattaatttttcagtttgtttttataaaaaaaaaaaatccctctcccAGTGTCACTTGTGTGTGTTTTGGGTATATatgggtgcccacagaggccaggagagcgcccgatcccctggagctggagttacgggtgaTTGTGAGGTATCTGATATGGGTGCCGGGGCCCTGATATGggtactctgcaagagcaatacgTACTTTTAACCACCGAACCGTCTCTCCAAGCACATGTAGCCCTATTTGAGTCAGGGTgccacccaggctggccttgaactcaaggtaATGTGGCCTCTGAGTTGTGATTACAAGTGTGAgctaccaccatgcctggctcttatCCTTCTTAAGAACTCTCAGGCCCAGCAAGaacgaaacaaaaaaaccaaaactccaCTAAAAGGTTAGATACACTTACAGATAAGATTGTATCTTCTGGCTTCCTACTTATTCTGAGAACTCTTGCTAACACGCCTTGGCTTGTGTTCCTAGGGTGCAACAAGACTCAGCCATCACCAGCATGCCAAACAGAAACCCTCTGTACAGTCTGTGACCCTCCACCGGGCTAGCCCGGGTCACAGTGCCTCAGCCTGGCTCAGGCCAGGGAAAAAAGAACTCTGGCCTGCAGCCAGGTGTTCTGTTGAGGGTTCCTGGGAATGACTGGCAGATCAACACGAGACCCTCCTCCCTTGATGTGGAACAGTTTCTCTTCCTAttcttctctccccttttcctGTTTCAAAAGGCCCACAGACATTAAGCAGGAAGAAGCCCTGGCCCCAGCCCTGCCCCTGCCCTTGTGTGCATGCTTCCTGATCCTCCCCCCTTTGCCAGTCTGATGGTGAGGGGCTCAGAGGCCCCATTCCATAAAATGACACCTGCGGCACCTCTTCTGTCTTAACAAATTTTATTAGGCCTGGGAAAAGGGGGACAAAcagctcctgttttctccttccactactGCTTGCCGTTGCCATTGATGGGACGGTTCACGTGGTCGGGGGAGGACAGAAAGGCCTTGATCTTGGGCCGGTTACTGAGGCGAGCCACATAGGCAGAGAGCAGGGGGAAGCTGTCCAGGCAGCCAGGGGCCAGGACCTGGTGGATCAGCAGCAGGTCCAGCAAGTTGTAATCGGCAAAGGAGATCTGAAGGGACAGGAGGTGTGGATATCAGCAggtggagagggctggggagctGAGGCCCTCCCCAGACCACCCCCCCCACCCAGTAGTTCTGCTCCATTTTGCAAATGGTTCCTACCTGTCTTTAATCTGTAAGGGGGCACTCACCTGGTCACCCACGATGAAGGCTTTGCCTCCCTGGTTCTGGGACAGCAGGGTCTCAAAAGGCTTCAGGTGCCCAGGCAGGGCCTTCACATAGTCATCCTTACCCTCCTCCTGCCAGGGAGACACCCTAAGATGTACTTTCCTCCCACGGTCACAGAGCAGTGGGCACTGCACTCCTGCTGCCCTGGAATGAATTCCTGATATGCCCCACCCCCAGGAACATGGCCTTCCCCCTAACCACCTCCTGGGCCCCAGGAAACAGGAGCCGTAGCTGCCACCCCGGGCTAAGACCTCTTGTCTTTATTATTGTGACAACAGGATCTGGGAGCCGCTGCTCTGAGGATCACTCCGTCCTTCACATTTAGACCTAGCCATTAACAGACTCTTCAACAGCCCCActagagcccaggctggctggtTCAAGGGCTTCAGAACCTGGTTGGCTGACCCCACGTTCTGCCTCCATGGGCACACCCACTCTTCTGGATCTGCAGCCACCAGGCCCTCCCCCTCCCGAAGCTGTCTGTTGGTCCTCTTCACACTGCCCCGGCCTGGTTCTGGGGCTCTGACACAGGGAATGAATGGATGGAGTCAAAAGTGCACAAAGCCCCTTCGCTTacacgccccctcccccccacagggGTCTAGGCTCACGTATTTGGTGTAGATGAGGGTGACGTATTTGCAGCGAAGGTCTTCTACCCCATCATTCACCATATCCACCAGGGCAGCCTCCTTCTGATCTTTCCCATAAAGCCCTGcgggttggggggggggaaaggCAGCATGATTGACACCCCATTTTCCCCACCCCAGGCCCCTGGCCCCAGGCACGTGGCTGTCTGCAGATCTCAGtctgggagggagggggacaagGCCAGTCATGTGAGCCTGGAACTCCTGAGAGGCAACAGGAAAGTGATGGCAGGCCCGATCACAGCTGCAGCCGGATCATGTACAATCTCTGTTCATCCCTGCGTCGCTCTGCCCAAACTAGACTAGAGTGGGCGTGGCTGGGAGGGGGGGGGCAGAAACCCTGGAACACCTGGGGGTTCGGACTCACCGAATGTGCGGCCCAGGTGCCTCAAGATGGCATTAGATTGGTACAGGCTGAGGTCTCCATCCTCAAACTTGGGGAGCTGCCCGTACAgctggaggggaggggcagggctTGGTGAGGCTACACTCTCCCAGCGACTGCCCTAAGgccctgcctccagctccctTCCCCGCCAGGTGCGTCACTCACACAGGTGGACTTGAGCGCGCCTTGCATCCAGGAATCTATGGTAACCACCTCCTCCTTCCAGCTCTGGCCCTGGTCGGCCAGCAGCATGCGCATGGCCTCGCAGCGCCCTGTATGGAGGGAGGGTCAGGGCAAAGGTTTGGGGACAGTGTATAGGCCCAGCCTCAGGGCAGCCCGGGGGCGGGGGACTGGCCATGGTGAGCGAGGCAAAGCCTTGCAGAAATGAACCGGAGTTTCCCCCAAGGTGGGTGGGCGGCAGCCCCTACCCCAGGCCTCCCCTTCCTGCGTCACTAGCTCCTACCTCGAACCGGGAAGTAGACGATGGTGTAAGGCGGCACTGGGGTGGACAGGAGAAGGATGTTAGGCGGGAGAAGGAGGATGACCAGGGTTCAGAGTGGTGCACCCTCCTGCCCCATCTCCAGggtcttcccctccccaccccaccccacccccaatcccGCAGCCCTCCGCCGGGCTCTGGGCGCAAGCTGCCCGGCGCAGGGCGCTCTGAGTCCCGAGAGGGCCCAGGCCCAGCCCAGCTGCATGCTGGTAGTCCGCCGAGGGCGGCCGGCGCGGACTCACTGACTGCTGCGAAGGCGGAGGCGCCGACTCGGTGCTGCGTGGACGGAGAGGGATTCCGGACGCGGACGCCAGCGCAGGCCCCAGGCCCGCGCCAGCCTTATAAGGGGCACCGCGCCCCGCCCCGGATGCTGAGTCAACGCAGTGGAGGGCCGGTCGGGGTGTGGAGCTGCTCAGCTCGCGCCTCCTGCCCGGGGCCTCCGGAGTCCGCGGCCGTGCAGGGTTCAATTTGGGGTCAAAGGGTGGCTCAGCTCAGAGAGGGTCCAGCGTTTTCCTGCTTGTGCACCTCTGTCCGCCTTCTGTCGGTCCCCAGCCACCGACCTCTCCCACAGACCCCACCAGTGAGCTATCCTAACGCACcaactttttctttctcctgcctGAAGAGCTTCATTTGTTCATTTGGCCTTTGTCATATAAGTAGCCAGAAAGTTGCAATCCTGGATCCTCCTCCACGTTTAGGAATCCGAGGAGCTTCAAAAAGGGATGGAAAAAATGAAGCGAAGAGACAAAGTTGCAGTTTAacgtaaaaacaaaacaaagaaaacccaaaaaaccttcctctcctttctgttctggaCCCTAGTTCTTCCGCCC
This is a stretch of genomic DNA from Meriones unguiculatus strain TT.TT164.6M chromosome 1, Bangor_MerUng_6.1, whole genome shotgun sequence. It encodes these proteins:
- the LOC110560369 gene encoding glutathione S-transferase P, with product MPPYTIVYFPVRGRCEAMRMLLADQGQSWKEEVVTIDSWMQGALKSTCLYGQLPKFEDGDLSLYQSNAILRHLGRTFGLYGKDQKEAALVDMVNDGVEDLRCKYVTLIYTKYEEGKDDYVKALPGHLKPFETLLSQNQGGKAFIVGDQISFADYNLLDLLLIHQVLAPGCLDSFPLLSAYVARLSNRPKIKAFLSSPDHVNRPINGNGKQ